A section of the Pimelobacter simplex genome encodes:
- a CDS encoding class I SAM-dependent methyltransferase: MDAEEIAKSAALEHRHWWYAARRALVRRTVGGWPAGRAIDVGCGMGGNTAVLRELGWRAVGVEYTATGAEIAASRGIPVLRGDGRRLPVADASIDLVMSTDAWEHIDDDVAVARETFRVLRPGGRALVAVPAGIALWSGHDVALGHVRRYERQQLADLVTGSGLVIDDLWSWNVLLRPVVRARRRNKDVPQSEMEAVHPVLNAGLRAAVGMERVLPLKRLPGVSLVCLAHKP; the protein is encoded by the coding sequence GTGGATGCGGAGGAGATCGCCAAGTCGGCCGCGCTCGAGCACCGGCACTGGTGGTACGCCGCCCGCCGGGCCCTGGTGCGTCGTACCGTCGGCGGCTGGCCGGCCGGGCGCGCGATCGACGTCGGCTGCGGGATGGGCGGCAACACCGCCGTGCTGCGCGAGCTCGGCTGGCGCGCGGTCGGCGTCGAGTACACCGCCACCGGCGCCGAGATCGCGGCCTCGCGCGGGATCCCGGTGCTGCGCGGCGACGGCCGCCGGCTCCCGGTCGCCGACGCCTCGATCGACCTCGTCATGTCCACCGACGCCTGGGAGCACATCGACGACGACGTCGCCGTCGCCCGCGAGACCTTCCGGGTGCTGCGCCCCGGCGGACGCGCCCTGGTCGCCGTCCCGGCCGGGATAGCGCTGTGGAGCGGGCACGACGTCGCCCTGGGCCACGTCCGGCGCTACGAGCGCCAGCAGCTCGCCGACCTGGTGACGGGGTCCGGGCTGGTCATCGACGACCTCTGGTCGTGGAACGTGCTCCTGCGCCCGGTGGTCCGGGCCCGGCGGCGCAACAAGGACGTGCCCCAGAGCGAGATGGAGGCCGTCCACCCGGTGCTCAACGCCGGCCTGCGCGCGGCCGTCGGGATGGAGCGGGTGCTCCCCCTCAAGCGACTGCCTGGCGTCAGCCTGGTCTGCCTCGCGCACAAGCCGTGA